The genomic window CAAGCGGGTGCTGCTGCGCGTGGTGACCACCGTGGTGCGCCGCACGCGCACCCACTGGGACGACGCTTTGTTGGAACGACAGGTGTTCACGCGGCTCAGTCACCTGGCGCCGGGCCTGGTGCTCTATCTGCTGGGGCCGGGCGCCTTCGCGCCCTGGGCGCCGGTGGCGGGCTTCGTCCAGAAGGGCGCGGTGGTCTACATGCTGGCCATGGCGCTCGCCAGCCTGAACGCGCTGGTGAACGCGGGCGGGGACATCTACGACGGCCTCGCGATCAGCCGCAACAAGCCCATCAAGGGCTACCTGCAGATCGTCAAGCTGCTGCTCGCGCTGACCTTCGGCATCGTGATGTTCTCGGTGCTGCTGGGCCGCTCGCCGCTGGTGCTGCTCAGCGGCCTGGGCGCCATGACTGCCGTGCTGCTGCTCGTCTTCAAGGACAGCATCCTGGGCTTCGTGGCGAGCATCCAGATCTCGGCCAACGACATGCTGCGTCCCGGCGACTGGATCGAGATGCCGCGCTACGGGGCCGACGGGGACGTCATCGACATCGCGCTGACCACGGTGAAGGTGCGCAACTGGGACAAGACCATCACCACCATCCCCAGCTACTCGCTGATCTCCGACTCCTTTCGCAACTGGCGGGGCATGGAGGAGAGCGGCGGGCGGCGCATCAAGCGCGCGCTGAACCTGGACCTGGCGTCGATCCGCTTCCTCGCGCCCGACGAGATCGCCGCGCTCAAGCGCATCGTGCTGATTCGCGACTATCTCGAGGGCAAGGAGAAGGAGCTGGCGGACTGGAACGCCGAGCGCTCCACCGACCCCGAGGCGCCGGTGAACTCGCGCCGGCTGACCAACGTGGGCACCTTCCGCGCCTACCTGGCCGCCTACCTGCGCAGCCTGCCGCTGGTGCACGAGGACATGACCTTCCTGGTCCGCCAGTTGCCGCCGGGCGAGCACGGCCTGCCGATGGAGATCTACGTCTTCAGCAGGGATCAGCGCTGGGCGGCCTACGAGGACCTGCAGTCGGACATCTTCGACCACGTGCTGGCGGTGGTGCCGGAGTTTGGCCTGCGGGTCTACCAGAGCCCGAGCGGGGCCGACATGCGGGGGCTGGCCGCGGCGGCTAGCGGGCGGGACTGAGCGGCGGGGACGTCTCGCCGGCCCCGCGGACGGGGTGCTCGTCCAGATGCGCCTGCAGCGCGCCGCTCTCGGCGGCGGCGAGGGCGACGTCCACGATCTCGGGGTCGTAGAGCAGCCCGCGGTTCTGCCGCAGCTCGCGCAGCGTGAGCTCGAGGCCGAGGCCGGGCCGGTAGGGGCGGTCCGTGGACATGGCCTCGATCAGATCGGCCACCGCGAGCAGCCGCACCTGCCAGATCAGTTCGCCGCCCTCGAGTCCCTGGGGATAGCCCGAGCCATCCAGGCGCTCGTGGTGCTGCAGCACCACCTGCGCCACCGGCCAGGGAAAGCCGATGTCCTTGAGGATCTCGTAGCCCATCTGCGGATGCTGCCGCATGATCTCGAGCTCCTCCGGGCTCAGCCGGCCGGGCTTGGAGAGGATCTCCGTCGGGATGCCCACCTTGCCGATGTCGTGCAGCAGGCCCATCAGCTGCAGCCCCTGCAGCTCGTAGCTGGAGCGTCCCATCTGTTTGCCCAGGAAGACGGCCAGCGCCGCCACGCGCAGCGAGTGGCCCTTGGTGTAGGGGTCGCGCAGCTCCACCATGCGGCCCAGCGCTTCGCAGGTGCCGATGAGGGTCTCCTCCATGACGCGGCGCGCCTGGAACCAGTCGGTGATGTTGTGGTCCACGCCGCGGTAGCCCTGCAGTTCGCCGCGCGCGTCGAGGACGGGAAAGGCGCGGCTCTCCAGGTAGACCTCGCTGCCGTCGGCGGCCAGCGCGCGGTGCACCAGGTCGGTGATGGGCTGCTTGAGCTCCGCCAGCTCGGCCAGCGTGCTCGTCAGGCGCTCGCGATCCTCGGGGTGCGCGAAGTCCAGCGGGCGTCGCCCGAGCATGGCGTCGGGCAGGTAGCCCAGCAGCTGCACGACGCCCTCGCTGTTGTAGGTGTAGCGGCCGCGGGCGTCCACTTCCCAGATGTGGTCCACGCTGCTGTGGCTGAGGTCGTCGAAGCGCAGGCGCAGCTCGCGGACGTCCTCGCGAAGACCGCGGGTCTCGCGGGCCATGCCGAGCAGGGTGCCGGCCTGCGTGAGCAGCGCGCGCAGCTCGGCGTCGGGGGGCGGCCCGCCCGCGAGCACGGCCACGCCGCCGAGGCGGCCTGCCTGCAGCACCGGCGCCAGCAGTCCGCCCGTCAGTCCGCGGGCGCGCAGCAGGTCGAGGACGCCCACGCGGCCCACGGGGCTGCGCGCGTCCAGCACGCGCGGATAGGCCACGAAGCTCGCCGGCAGCGAGACGCCCGGGCGCGTGTCGAGCAGGGCGGGAAAGAGATCGGCCGCGCCCTGGCGCGCCGCGCGGCGCAGGCGCTCGTCGCGATCGGTCAGGTAGAGCGCGCCTTCGGTGGCGCCGGCCATTTCCATGAGGCGGGACAGCGACTCGCGCATCTGCAGTTCCGGCGCGCCGCCACCCTGCAGCAGACGTCCCAGCTCGCCCAGCACGGTGAGGCGACGGCTGCTCTCCGCGCGAGCGTCGGGCGCGATGTCGGGCAGTGTGTCGGTGCTCTGGGCCATGCGGCGGCGCCCCGGCTGCGGGTTGTGGGTCCGGGACGGGCAAGCCAGGATCGTTCCAAGCCGTGCCGCCCCGCGCCGCGCGGCCCCCCATTCCCTCGTGGGCGCCAGGCGTTCCACCCCCTAGATCTCGTGGCAGTGCGGCCATAACTTCTGTCATGGCATACAGATGTGAGGGAGCCTTGAAGAATTTTCTTGCCAGTTCGCGCCGAAGAGGGCAAAAGGGTGGCGTTCGGACGGACCCGCCATCTCCGTCACGTGTCGGGAGGCCTCGCCGATGATCCGTGAGAAGCAGGTGCGACTTCGCCAGGACGGGAAGGAGTTCACGGGGACGATCTCCTACTTCTCGCCCTTCCTCATGAAAAAGCGCCGCGAGGCGGAGCTGCCGGGACACGGCGGCGACATCTTCCTCGAGCTCAAGAGCTTCGACATCGCCTCGCTGCTCATGGTCAAGACCGACGTCATGGCCGAGGGCCGCGGCTACGATCACTACGACAGCTTCCAGTGCCTGCAGTCGCAGCTCAGCGAGCAGGGCGCGGAGATCCTGTCCTGCGGGAACTGCCAGTACTTCCTCTTCTCGGGCATGGCGCGCGACATGAGCAACGGCTCGCGCGGCTACTGCCTGCACGGGCGCCTGGGACAGAACCTGCGGCCCAAGGACATCCGCGAGATCTTCCACTGCTGCGAGTACTTCGAGTTCGGTCCCAAGGAGGAGCGGGAGGCCTACCGCCAGCGCTGGCGCACGAGCCTCATGGCCCGTCCCCTGGATCAGCGCCCGCGCGCGGGCTCGCCCCGCGGCGACGCGGGCGACGACGCGGAGCCGCCCGAGCTGCCCTGACGCCTCGCGACCGCGCTTGTTACCCGGCCGGGCCTGGACTATCATGCGGACACTCCGCGTCGCTCCACGACGCCGGCACCCACCCTCCGGCCCCTGGGCCGGGACATCCCGGACGGCCCGATGTTCGACCCCACCGATCCCATTCCGGAACATCCGGAGAAGATGAGCACCGGCGAGGCCCTGGCCATCTGCCAGCGCTGCCGCGCCACTTGCTGCACCTACATGGCCATCGAGATCGACGAGCCCACCACGGTCGCCGACTTCCAGAACATCCGCTGGTACTGCGCGCACAAGGAGACCTGGGTCTTCAAGGAAGACGGCTCCTGGTACGTGGTCTTCAACACGCCCTGCGAGCATCTGCAGGCGGACTACAGCTGCGGCATCTACGAGACGCGGCCCCAGGTCTGCCGCGACCACAAGTTCGGCGAGTGCGACTACTTCCTGCGCGGCGAGTTCGATCTGGAACTGCGGACGATCGAGGAGGTAGACGCCTACCTCCGCAAGCGTTTCCCCAGCCATTTTCGTCGCAAGCAGCAGGAGGCCCGCCGCAAGGTGAAGGCGAGCGGGGCGGGAGGCGAGTGAGCGCAGCGGGAAGGACGGCGCCCCTGGGCGTGCTGTTGCTGGCCCTCGCGCTGGGGATCGGCGGCTGCGGCGAGGGGGATCCGCTCCAGTCCAGGCTGCATCGCGCGCAGCGCGACTACTGGCAGGCGAGGCGCGACCAGGAACGGCTGGACATCTACCCCGGCCGCGCGCTGGCCGAGGAGTGTCTCGCGCGCTACGCCGCGCTGGCGGCCGCCAACCCCCTGAGCGCGCTGCCGGACAGCGTGGGCGATTCCGAGGCGGTCGCCGTGAAGCTTGCCCGCGTGGGCAGCATGGCCGCGCAGGGGGCCGCCTCGATCTACTGGGAGCTCGGGCAGCGGGAGACCGCGGTCGCCTTGCTCCAGGCCGAGTTGCGCGACGATCTGCCGCTGGGCTCGCTCGTCGAGCGGCGGCTGCGGGTGACGCTGGCCGGCTACCTGCGCGAGAGCGGCCGGCCTGCCGAGGCGCTGGACGTCTACGCGAGCCTGCTGCATCCGCTCCGCGCGGGGCTCGAGCCCGGCGACGCCGCCTACCCGGACGCCGAGCTGCTGGCCCTGCCGCCGCAGATGGTGGAACTGGCCCGCGCGCACGGCGATCCGCGGCTGCTGGAGGCGACGGGCGAACTGCTGGCGGACTACTTCGGCCGCCTGGCCGCGGACTACACGGGCCGCGAACCGGGCTATCAGGGCCTGCTGGTCTGGACCGACATGGCCACGCGACTGGGGCGCTGGAAGGACGCGGAAGACGCCCTGACGCACCTGGCCGCGGACTACCCGGCGCGCGAACCCTGGCGCGCGGAGTTGCGTCGAGCCCGCCTTCTGGCGGATCATCTCGGCCAGCCCGCCGCCTGCGAGGCCATCCTTCGCCGCTGGAGCGAGGGTGACGACCACGCGGCCTCCGTGGCCGCGGGCATGGAGCTCGTGCGCTTCCTGCTGGCCCGGGACCGCCTGGCCGAGGTGGCGCCCGAGCTGGCGCTGCTACGCGCGCGCGTCAGCGGCCGCGAGGAGCGCGCCGAGCTGCTCTATCTGCGCGGGCGCTACGAGGCGCGGCGTGGGGCCTGGGACGTCGCGCGCCAGCGCTGGGGCGAGGCGGCGGCCGAGATGCCCTACACGGGCTTCGGCATGCGGTCGCAGCTCGCCGTGGCGCAGATCTGGGCGGACCGCCACGAGCCGCGCTTCGCGGCCAGGGCGCTGGAGCGGCTCTACGAGGCCTGCCGCCGCAACGCCCGCAACGCGCCGGGCAGCGAGCTGGCGGACGTCTCGCTGGGCCTGGAGGCGAAGGCCGATTCGCTGCTCGGCACGCTCCCTGCGACGGACGCCACGGTGAGCGCTCTGCGCGCGCGCCGGCATCCGGCCCGGGACGACTCGTGAGACGCCGGACTCGGGGATGGGAATTGCCAAGGAGAGCCGATGGCTACCGATGATCTCTTGAAGGAACTTCTGGGCCAGGGCCAGAAGAAACAGATCGATCCGCTGCAGTACTTGCGCATCATCTGGCGCAAGAAGCACCTGCTGCTGATCCCTCTGGCCGTGAGCTGGGTCATCGCCGCCGTGGGCGTGAACTTCATCCCGCCCACCTTCGTGGCGGGCAGTTCCGTGGCGATCGAGAGCGACACCAACTTCACGCGCGACCTGTCCATGCTCCTCGACGAGCAGGCCAGCCACCGCCAGGAGGTGTCCGAGCTGGCCAAGGTGCGGGCGGAGGTGCGCGCCCAGGACTTCCTGGACGAGGTCATCAACACGCTGTCGCTGGACCAGACGCCGCTCCTGCGAGAGAAGGCCCAGAACCTCGTGGACGGGCCGCTGGCCGGCGCGGACATCGAAGAGGTGGTCCGCCGCCTCGCCGCCGAGGAGCTGCGCGACCGCACCGAGGTGCGCTTCGGCGCGGCCGGGGTCTACAACATCACGACCCAGAGCCACGATCCCACGAACGCCTATCTGATCAACAGCGTGATGGTGCAGAAGTACGTCGAGATGCGGCGCGCCCGGGAGCTGGCTGAGATCACGGCCAAGGGCGACTTCAGCGACGAGCAGGTGGCCATCTTCAAGGAGAAGCTCCACCGCGCCGAGCTCGAGCTCGAGCGCTTCCAGGAGACGCAGCAGCAGACCCTGGCGGCGGGCAATCCCGTGAATGCGGGCAACGTGGCCGTGGCCCAGGAGGTCATGAGCAGCTACGCGCAGGAGCTGAGCAACATCGAAGGCCAGGTGGACCAGACCCGGTCCCAGCTTCGCTCGCTCTTCGGCGTCGTGCCCACCAGCGACCGGCTGCTCTCCGACCGCGACCTGCGCGCCCTGAACAACAAGCAGATCCACACGATGGTGCAGAACCTGATCCAGTACCTGGGCATCAACCAGCGCCGGGATCAGTCCCTCACCGAAGTGGTGGAGGACGCCAGCGTCGGCGCCGATCGCCAGGCCTACCGCGACCGTCTCGGCGTGCTCACGGGCCAGATCTATGCGGGCAACTCGCCGCGCGAGCGCGAGCTGATCGTGAGCTACTACTACCGGCTGATGCTGGTGGGCACCTTCCAGGAGCTGGTGGACACGCTCAGCCGGCACATCAACAACTTCCGGCAGAACGTGAGCGGGGCGCCGGCCTTCCAGGCGGAGCTCGACCGCCGCAAGGCCGAGGCGGCCAAGTATCGCGAGTTCCTGGAGGCCTTCCAGCAGCAGTCCACGAGCGCGCAGATCACGCGGGCGATCCAGGCCAGCCAGCTCGCGACGCGCATCGACATCCGCGACCACGCCGTGAAGCCGATCGCGCCCGTCAAGCCCAACAAGCCGCGGCTGCAGATGGTGTTCGTCGGCATCGGCCTGGTGACCGGGCTGGCGCTGATCTTCATGACCGAGTTCTTCAATCGCGCCTTCTCCGACGTGAAGGACGTGGAGGCGCTGCTGGGCCTCCCGGTCCTGGGCACGATTCCGCCCCTGGCCCAGGGGCCGGGCAAGGCGCGCGTCCAGCGGCGCAAGAACACGCTGGTCTGGGTGATCGCGATGGGCCTCTTCGCCGTGCTCATGGCCGGCGGGATGGTCTTCGTCAAGGACATGAACTCGCGGATCGAGCTCTACGTCGACCGCGTTGCCGCCGAGGAGCTGGTGCCGTGAGCAAGAAGACCCCCGAGCAGACGCTGCCCGAGGAGCAGGCGCGCAAGCGCGAGGCGCTCGCCACCGGCGGCGGACAGGGCAAGGTCGCCGGCAAGGCCCAGGGCGGGAAGCCGCGTCGCGAGCGGGCCAGCGAGACGATCCCCGGCACCGAGGGCGAGCCGCGGAGCATCTACGCCGTCTACCAGGAGGAGAGCCCCGTGGCGGTGGAGTTCCGCCGCAGCTACGCCAAGCTCAGCTACCACATGAAGCAGGAGAACAAGCACTGCTTCCTGATGACCAGCGCGATGGAGGGCGAGGGCAAGTCCACGGCGGCGGCGATGATGGCCATGACGATCGCGCGCTATCGCAACTCGCGGACGCTATTGCTGGACGCGGACCTGCGCCGGCCCCGCGTGCACGAGTTCTTCGAGCTGCCCGCCCGCGACGGCTTCGCCGACGCGCTGCTGGGCGAGCGCGACATCATCGACACGATCAAGGACACGCGCGTGGAGAACCTGAAGGTCATCACCTGCGGCAAGCGCGTGGCCAGCCCCACCGGGCTGCTCCAGGCCGACAAGCTGTCGGCCATCATCAGCGAGCTGAAGTTCTACTTCGACACGGTGATCCTGGACTCGCCGCCGGTGCTGCCGGTGAGCGACGCCGCGCAGATCGCCGGCGAGACCGACGGCGTCATCTTCGTGGTGATGGCGGGCGTCACGCAGCGCGACGTGGTCAAGCGCGCGGTGGACATCCTGCGCGACAGTCGCATCGAGGTGCTGGGCGCGCTGGTGAACAACGCGAGCCAGGTGCTGCCCTACTACTACTCCTACGACTACTACGACTACCGCTACTGAGTGACGGGCCGCGTGGGCACGGCGTCGTGGGAGAAGAACACTTCCACTTCGCGCGCTTCCCCGCGGGCGTCGAAGCTCACGGTGGCCGAGTAGCCGCGAGGTCCCGCCGGGTCCAGTCGCCCCCAGCGCCAGCGACCCTCGGCGAACAGGATGCCGTAGTTGTCGGCCGCGAAGGGCGAGCGCTGATAGCGCGCCTCGCAGGCCTCGTTGGCCAGGCCCACGGCCAGGGCCAGCGCCTCCTGCTCGCCGAGGACGTCACCCCCTCCACGCAGCGCTCGACTGCAGCCGGCCAGCGACAGCGCGATCAGCGCGAGCGCTGCCAGTCTTCCGAGTGCGGACATGCCGGACCTCCCGTCAACGCGGTAGATCCATTATATCCGTGAGGATGTGGCCGAGCAAGCCGCGCGCGTTCTCGTCCGACAGGTAGTAGGGCGTGAAGCCCAGCAGCACGCTCGGCGTCTCCGGCGCGCCCAGGCCCACCAGGCCCACCACGTGGACGTCCCCCGCGCCCGTGCTGTAGCAGGACTCGCAGTAGTCGTCCGGCCAGCCTTCGGCTCCCGAGTGCGCGTCCGCCGGGGCGCTGCCCCAGCGCGTGGTCGAGTCGGCGGGCAGGTAGGTCAGAAGCGGCAGGTACTCACCCGGGCGATAGGCGAGGGGTGGATCGTAGAGGCCGGCCATCCAGTCCCAGTTGTAGATCTCCGCGTCGGCGAGGCCGAAGAGGCTGTCGCCCGGCGCGAAAACGGGGCCGGCGTCGGCGAACCAGTCGTAGACCTCGGCGCGGAAGCGCAGCGTGTCGGGTGGCGTCCAGCCCTCGGCGTTGCCGAACTGGGCCAGCGACGCGCCGTCGACGCGCGCGCCCACCATGCCCCAGGCCGTGCGATAGGTCCGCCAGTCGTCGCCGACCTCGGGGTAGTCGCGCGGGCTGACGTCCGCGGGCAGCGCGCAGGCGTCCACGCCGAACCAGCGGTAGGGGAGGAAGCGCCGCACCAGCGCGTCGCTCTCGGCGTTCGGAAGCTCGGGCACGCGCAGGTCGGTCAGGAAGCCCACCGGTTCCTTGCGCTCGTAGCCGTCGGCGGCCATCTCGCCCGGCGTGGGCAGCAGGTTGTAGATGGGCCGCGAGCCGCAGAGCAGCAGGCGTCCCCCGGCCTCGAGCCAGGGCGACAGGAGATCCTGGTGGACGTAGCTAAGCGTGAAGGGGTCCTTGAACCCCGCCGAGCGCGCCAGGCCCGAGCTGCCGGCATCCCGTTCCCTGACCTCCCAGACGATCCGCGCGTAGGCGGCGAGCATCATGAACTCGGGCCTGGGGTCGACGGTCGTGAGGCGCAGGTAGTCGCGGTCGGGCACGAAGCCGCCGTAGTCCGCCAGCAGCGCCGTCCACCAGTCCTGCATCTGCGCGTCGCTGTGCGGGAAGGTGCCCCAGGAGTTCTCGGGACCCAGCGGCCAGCCCTGCTGCGGGTCCTCGCTGGCGGTGTTGTCGTAGTCGTCGATGACGAGCAGGTCATTGTCCATGATCAGCGGCGTCACGTGGACCACGAGCGTGGCGGTGATGGCGTTGCCGGCGAAGTCGCGGCACTGCACGCGCAACGTGTGCTCGCCGTCGGCATAGCTGACCTGGGACGAGGTCGCGCTCGCCGACCAGTCGCTCCACTCGTCGTCCTCGTCGGGGTTCACCAGGTCCCAGCCGAAACGGTAGGCCTCGATCTCGGCGCCGTAGTGGGAGGCGTCCCCGCGCCAGGCCAGCTCGAGTTCGGTGTCCGCGGGCGCGGCGACGTCCATGGTCTGGTCCTGCCAGTAGCGCGCGAGGCCGAAGAACGATCCGGAGAGCAGCAGGCTGGGCTGCAGCGACGTGAGCACGCGCAGGCGGCGCATGTTGACGCCGTCCTGGAAGTGGCTGGTCACGGCGCCGGCCTCGTCCATGGCCTGCACGAAGAAGCGGTGGAGTCCGCTGGCGCCCGCCCCGCTCGCCTCGAGATCCCGCAGCAGCGCGGTTCGTCCGCCGTTCTCGCCGTCCGGGTCGAGCTCGTTCCAGCCGCGCCAGGCGCTCCAAGCGCTGTCGGGCAGCAGGGCGAGCAGGCCGCTGTCGGGGAAGGCGGCGAGGTCCTCCTCGTGGACCAGGGCGAAGCGGCTGGAGTCGGGGTCGATGACGCTGCCGTCCTGCAGCGAATCCCAGCCGGTCCAGCGGAAGCGAACGACGGTGGCTGCGTTGTCCACGCCACCGAAGCCCCCCTGGTCGGCGGGATAGGTGATGCGCACTTCCGGCGCCAGCGTGGTGGCCGTGAAGGTGCGGTGGGCAGGGAGCGCGGAGATGCCGCCGTCGTCGTCCACCGCGCGGACGAAGATCGTGTGCTGGGCGTGGAAGCGCTCGGGATCGGGCTCCCAGTAGATGGAGTCGGCGGGCTCGTCGAGGTCGGGGGACTGGTCCGCGCTCACCACGAAGCTCGCCTGGAAGGCCGTGGTGCGGGTCCAGGTGTAGCCGAGCGCCTCCAGGCGCGCGTAGAGATTCGCGTCGATGAGCAGCGGTCCCGTCACCTCGTCGTTGGTGAGCAGGTAGTCGAAGCCGACCACGCGGCCGTCGGCGTCATGGCCGCTCCAGTAGAACTGGACGCGATAGAAGGTGTCCAGATCGCCGTCCACCGGACCGCCGGTGAGGTTGGCCTCGGGCAGGCGGTTGGCCAGCGGCTCGGGGTTCTTCTCGAGGAGGGTGCAACCGGCGGCGAGAAGGGCGGCAGCCAGGGCTGCGGCGAGCAGCGGCAGGGGTCGGCGAGGCATGGTCCGTTCCATTTCCGGGGCGCGCGGGGAATGCGCTATTGGGAACAAGATAGCGGGGACGCGATCACGATGGCAATTGGTGATCGCGAAACGCCGGCTAGAAGGGCAGCGCCTCGCGCAGCTCGGGCTCGAGCGTTTGTGCGAACACGGTGAGACGATCGAGCGCCTGGTCGGCGGTCTCGTCGGGCGCGAGCTGCGTGGAGTAGCGCAGGAACGCGGCGTCCAGCGGACGCCCCAGCAGCGACGCCAGCGCCAGCTCCGCCTTGAGACGGAACTCGCTCGTGGTGGCGCCGCCGTGGGTCAGGTACTGGTAGAGCACCACGCGGCGCTCCTTGTCGCGCTGGATGAGCAGCTCGCCGCTGGGGCCGCCGAGGCGCTCGTCGTGGGTCTCGCTGAGGATGTTCCAGCCGCTGCCCGGGTAGCAGTGCCGCGGCGAGTGGATCTGGCTGCCGAAGCGCTGCTGGGCGAAGTAGCCGACGAAGAGCCAGTACGGGTGCTCGCCCTGGCGGTAGCTGCGGATGAGCGACTGGGTCGCCTGCAGCATGTCGGCGATCTCGTCGTCCAGGTGGTCCTCGACGCCGGTGATGTCCCCGACGTTCAGCGGAATCGCCTCCAGCGCCGCGGGACTCGCGGGATGCGCCCGGCGCGCCGCCAGCGCGGGCCCGAGGCCGAGGGCCAGGGCCAGCGCGAGCAGCAGCACGACCCTCACGCGGATTGCCGGTGCCACCGGAAACCTCCTCCCAGCAGAAAGAGCAGCCCCACGCCGATCCCGAAGGTCAGGAAGCCCGTGGCCTGGTGCAGGGCGCCGCCCAGGAAGTCGCTGCCGGCCAGGTGGACGAGCACCGCCGTCAGCACGATGCGCAGCGCGTTCGTCAGCATGGCGATGGGCACGGCCAGCGCCACCAGCAGCACGCGCAGGCCGCGCGGCATGGGAAAGAGCCCCGCGGCCAGCGTGCCGACGGCGACGAGCGCGATCAGGCTGCGCAGGCCGCTGCAGGCGGTGACCACGTCGAGGCTGGTCTCGCGCAGGTGGATGATGTTGCCGGTCTGCACGTGCGCCACCCCGAGAAAGGTGAGCGCCTTCGCGCTGGCCGTGGCGCTGAGGAGCTGCAGGGGAAAGGCGACGCGGTAGAAGAAGACGTAGGGCAGCGGAATCATGAAGATCAGGAAGAAGAGCGGGAAGCGCAGCAGGCGGAAGGCCCGGACGCCGTAGAGCCCGCGCACCAGTCCCCAGAAGACGAAGAGCAGCGACAGGCGCAGGGCGAAGA from Candidatus Latescibacterota bacterium includes these protein-coding regions:
- a CDS encoding mechanosensitive ion channel, translated to MFDRWSRLLADWGLTGTAATAADLAGRAVALFVLCVVVNWVAKRVLLRVVTTVVRRTRTHWDDALLERQVFTRLSHLAPGLVLYLLGPGAFAPWAPVAGFVQKGAVVYMLAMALASLNALVNAGGDIYDGLAISRNKPIKGYLQIVKLLLALTFGIVMFSVLLGRSPLVLLSGLGAMTAVLLLVFKDSILGFVASIQISANDMLRPGDWIEMPRYGADGDVIDIALTTVKVRNWDKTITTIPSYSLISDSFRNWRGMEESGGRRIKRALNLDLASIRFLAPDEIAALKRIVLIRDYLEGKEKELADWNAERSTDPEAPVNSRRLTNVGTFRAYLAAYLRSLPLVHEDMTFLVRQLPPGEHGLPMEIYVFSRDQRWAAYEDLQSDIFDHVLAVVPEFGLRVYQSPSGADMRGLAAAASGRD
- a CDS encoding HD domain-containing protein, which encodes MAQSTDTLPDIAPDARAESSRRLTVLGELGRLLQGGGAPELQMRESLSRLMEMAGATEGALYLTDRDERLRRAARQGAADLFPALLDTRPGVSLPASFVAYPRVLDARSPVGRVGVLDLLRARGLTGGLLAPVLQAGRLGGVAVLAGGPPPDAELRALLTQAGTLLGMARETRGLREDVRELRLRFDDLSHSSVDHIWEVDARGRYTYNSEGVVQLLGYLPDAMLGRRPLDFAHPEDRERLTSTLAELAELKQPITDLVHRALAADGSEVYLESRAFPVLDARGELQGYRGVDHNITDWFQARRVMEETLIGTCEALGRMVELRDPYTKGHSLRVAALAVFLGKQMGRSSYELQGLQLMGLLHDIGKVGIPTEILSKPGRLSPEELEIMRQHPQMGYEILKDIGFPWPVAQVVLQHHERLDGSGYPQGLEGGELIWQVRLLAVADLIEAMSTDRPYRPGLGLELTLRELRQNRGLLYDPEIVDVALAAAESGALQAHLDEHPVRGAGETSPPLSPAR
- a CDS encoding YkgJ family cysteine cluster protein gives rise to the protein MFDPTDPIPEHPEKMSTGEALAICQRCRATCCTYMAIEIDEPTTVADFQNIRWYCAHKETWVFKEDGSWYVVFNTPCEHLQADYSCGIYETRPQVCRDHKFGECDYFLRGEFDLELRTIEEVDAYLRKRFPSHFRRKQQEARRKVKASGAGGE
- a CDS encoding CpsD/CapB family tyrosine-protein kinase; translated protein: MSKKTPEQTLPEEQARKREALATGGGQGKVAGKAQGGKPRRERASETIPGTEGEPRSIYAVYQEESPVAVEFRRSYAKLSYHMKQENKHCFLMTSAMEGEGKSTAAAMMAMTIARYRNSRTLLLDADLRRPRVHEFFELPARDGFADALLGERDIIDTIKDTRVENLKVITCGKRVASPTGLLQADKLSAIISELKFYFDTVILDSPPVLPVSDAAQIAGETDGVIFVVMAGVTQRDVVKRAVDILRDSRIEVLGALVNNASQVLPYYYSYDYYDYRY
- the epsI gene encoding EpsI family protein, whose product is MAPAIRVRVVLLLALALALGLGPALAARRAHPASPAALEAIPLNVGDITGVEDHLDDEIADMLQATQSLIRSYRQGEHPYWLFVGYFAQQRFGSQIHSPRHCYPGSGWNILSETHDERLGGPSGELLIQRDKERRVVLYQYLTHGGATTSEFRLKAELALASLLGRPLDAAFLRYSTQLAPDETADQALDRLTVFAQTLEPELREALPF
- a CDS encoding exosortase/archaeosortase family protein, which encodes MNGGKLRRLLGWTSGPGQGLLTLLILVAFLALYAGVLLGLLRQWMDDDNYTHGLLVPVIAAFLAFRHLDRLPRRGEPSVAAALPFLVPGLLLYAVGTVAAELFALRLSLLFVFWGLVRGLYGVRAFRLLRFPLFFLIFMIPLPYVFFYRVAFPLQLLSATASAKALTFLGVAHVQTGNIIHLRETSLDVVTACSGLRSLIALVAVGTLAAGLFPMPRGLRVLLVALAVPIAMLTNALRIVLTAVLVHLAGSDFLGGALHQATGFLTFGIGVGLLFLLGGGFRWHRQSA